A stretch of Paenibacillus mucilaginosus 3016 DNA encodes these proteins:
- a CDS encoding peptidoglycan D,D-transpeptidase FtsI family protein, giving the protein MKKPIEMEDPTKQETSKRRHFTIRINLFFFFTFFLFSVLIVRLAMLQFVEGKELKAEKEEINKANTPIAPIRGNIYDRQKVPLAYTTSTQSLYFRIEQNQPKDEVVALAQELARIFSLYGRSGEKQPTAEEIIIEMDVGYDLNKQKTNDAPSYYSVPRRLKTDLSKEEIAYLMEHRDELKWLEIMEESIRQYDYENTPAVQLIGYMRQFSKARASNLNLDLYKDKTKTEGYLDTEYVGYDGIEYMYQEELRGKNGFKTYPVNAAHKIIGKVDVTAPTKGNNLYLTIDRNVQLATEKAITDHLAWLKGPARSNRYAAKGSNAVAGYAVAIEVKTGKVVTMASMPDYDPKVWSGPISSEKYAEIQSKINNGTITTAYPDYPEDKLKYHPTSIVYMGSVVKPLSVLIGLNEGLFTTNTVYQDTGVFTYGKDNNAKLSNSDGAAWGKINATDAIWHSSNTFMSAMIGHELHRRKGTEAVTIWKDYLAKFGLGVTTGSGLHREYAGLSEFETNTKESVQQRMVFASWGQNEKYTTLQLAQYATTLATKGERLKPLLVDRIETYEGQLIKEFNEKVVLDKTEFPKTYWDAVIRGMAKVGVQGFDDFPYTLARKTGTSTQRVAGGKEIDNAVFIAFAPIEDPKLAVAVVVPEGGFGSYGAAPIARKIFDAYDQYYGLDGKPKGPKTPVTTP; this is encoded by the coding sequence GTTCTTCTTCTTTACCTTCTTCCTGTTCTCCGTCCTGATCGTGCGCCTTGCGATGCTCCAATTCGTCGAGGGGAAAGAACTGAAAGCGGAAAAAGAAGAGATCAACAAAGCGAACACGCCGATCGCTCCCATCCGCGGTAATATCTATGACCGGCAGAAGGTGCCGCTGGCTTATACGACATCCACGCAGTCGCTGTATTTTCGGATCGAGCAGAACCAGCCCAAGGATGAGGTCGTGGCTCTCGCACAGGAGCTGGCAAGAATCTTCTCCTTGTACGGGCGTTCAGGTGAGAAGCAGCCTACCGCTGAAGAAATCATTATCGAGATGGACGTCGGCTATGATCTCAACAAGCAGAAAACCAATGACGCGCCGAGTTATTACTCCGTTCCCCGTCGGCTCAAGACCGACCTCTCCAAGGAAGAGATCGCTTATCTGATGGAGCACCGGGATGAGCTGAAGTGGCTGGAGATCATGGAGGAGAGCATCCGGCAGTACGACTATGAGAACACGCCGGCTGTCCAGCTTATTGGATACATGCGGCAGTTCTCCAAAGCTCGTGCGTCCAACCTGAATCTGGATCTCTACAAAGACAAAACGAAGACCGAGGGATACCTTGATACAGAGTATGTTGGCTACGACGGGATCGAGTACATGTACCAGGAGGAGCTCCGGGGCAAGAACGGTTTCAAGACATATCCCGTGAACGCCGCCCATAAGATCATCGGCAAGGTGGATGTTACCGCTCCAACCAAGGGGAACAATCTGTACCTGACCATCGACCGGAACGTGCAGCTTGCTACCGAGAAGGCGATAACCGACCATTTGGCATGGTTAAAGGGGCCTGCGCGATCCAACCGGTATGCGGCCAAGGGCTCGAATGCGGTAGCCGGCTATGCGGTGGCCATTGAAGTCAAGACCGGCAAAGTCGTGACGATGGCGAGCATGCCGGATTATGACCCGAAGGTCTGGTCCGGACCGATCTCGAGTGAAAAGTATGCCGAGATCCAGTCGAAGATCAACAATGGAACGATCACAACGGCTTATCCGGACTATCCCGAAGACAAACTCAAATACCACCCGACGTCCATCGTATACATGGGCTCGGTCGTTAAGCCGCTGTCCGTGCTGATCGGGCTGAATGAAGGGCTGTTCACTACGAATACGGTCTATCAAGATACCGGGGTCTTCACGTACGGGAAGGACAACAATGCAAAGCTGTCTAACTCCGACGGTGCGGCCTGGGGGAAGATTAATGCCACAGATGCCATTTGGCACTCTTCCAACACCTTCATGTCGGCGATGATCGGCCACGAGCTGCACCGAAGGAAGGGCACGGAGGCTGTCACGATTTGGAAAGACTATCTGGCCAAATTCGGGCTGGGTGTGACTACGGGCAGCGGTTTGCACCGGGAGTACGCAGGACTCAGCGAATTCGAGACCAATACGAAGGAATCCGTCCAGCAGCGGATGGTCTTCGCGTCCTGGGGACAGAACGAGAAGTATACGACGCTGCAGCTGGCTCAATATGCGACAACGCTGGCTACGAAAGGGGAGCGGCTGAAGCCGCTGCTTGTAGACCGGATCGAGACATATGAGGGTCAGCTGATCAAGGAATTCAACGAGAAGGTTGTCCTCGATAAGACGGAATTCCCCAAAACGTATTGGGACGCGGTCATCAGAGGGATGGCTAAGGTCGGCGTGCAGGGCTTCGATGACTTCCCATATACGCTTGCCCGCAAAACAGGTACCTCCACCCAGCGCGTGGCCGGCGGCAAGGAGATCGACAACGCCGTCTTCATCGCCTTCGCTCCGATTGAGGATCCAAAGCTGGCCGTGGCGGTCGTTGTACCCGAAGGGGGCTTCGGCTCCTACGGTGCCGCTCCCATCGCGCGCAAAATCTTTGACGCCTACGACCAGTACTATGGTCTGGACGGCAAACCCAAAGGGCCCAAAACACCGGTCACCACTCCATAA
- a CDS encoding metal ABC transporter ATP-binding protein encodes MGASLSPLSVKGLTVAYQKKPVLRDIGFEIPEGKLIGIVGPNGAGKSTLIKAVLGLIPRASGQVSIYGRPYTEQRKLIGYVPQRESVDWDFPTSALDVVMMGRYGHLGWFKRPGAKERELAMDCLEKVGMADFAGRQISQLSGGQQQRIFLARALAQDARLYFMDEPFVGVDAATEKAIITLLNELKKQGKTVLVVHHDLATVKEYFDWILLLNVELMGIGPVGEWFTKEHLQRTYGGRLALLDRDDDAVIVSAR; translated from the coding sequence ATGGGAGCGTCGTTGTCACCATTGTCGGTTAAAGGCTTGACGGTAGCCTATCAGAAGAAACCGGTGCTGCGGGATATCGGATTCGAGATTCCCGAAGGCAAATTGATCGGAATCGTAGGACCGAACGGAGCGGGCAAGTCGACCCTGATCAAAGCCGTTCTGGGACTGATCCCGCGAGCATCCGGCCAAGTCTCGATCTACGGCAGACCGTACACGGAGCAGAGAAAACTCATCGGCTATGTGCCCCAGCGCGAATCGGTGGATTGGGACTTTCCGACCTCGGCCCTGGACGTGGTCATGATGGGCCGCTACGGCCATCTTGGCTGGTTCAAGCGGCCCGGGGCGAAGGAGCGGGAACTCGCGATGGACTGCCTCGAGAAGGTCGGGATGGCCGACTTCGCGGGCCGGCAGATCTCGCAGCTCTCCGGCGGACAGCAGCAGCGGATCTTCCTTGCACGGGCACTAGCGCAGGATGCCAGGCTGTATTTTATGGATGAGCCCTTCGTCGGTGTGGATGCGGCTACGGAGAAAGCCATCATTACACTGCTCAATGAGCTCAAGAAGCAGGGCAAGACCGTTCTCGTCGTCCATCACGACCTGGCCACGGTCAAGGAATACTTTGACTGGATTCTGCTGCTGAACGTGGAGCTCATGGGCATTGGTCCGGTCGGCGAATGGTTCACCAAGGAGCATCTGCAGCGCACGTACGGCGGACGTCTCGCGCTGCTGGACAGGGACGATGACGCGGTCATCGTCTCGGCGAGGTGA
- a CDS encoding metal ABC transporter solute-binding protein, Zn/Mn family, translated as MTKIGAKAVKPKKPMPSSWKRFIMTILFLGLAVGLTACGSDEPIQAGVSGKLKITATIGMIADIAREVGGDHVEVTGLMKAGVDPHLYKASQGDVKKLEQADLILYNGLHLEGKMVEIFENMQKTKPTVAVSKNIPESKLRSMDDGTASHDPHIWFDVKHWMTATETVRDELVKLDAAHAEDYKKSAETYLGKLKELDAYAKEQIASIPEGQRVLVTAHDAFGYFGDAYGIKVMGLQGISTASEPGSKDVIDLRDYLVKNKIKAVFVESSVPKKSIEAMIEGAKKQGHDIVIGGELFSDAMGEEGTAEGTYLGMVRHNVDTIVKALK; from the coding sequence ATGACTAAGATTGGAGCGAAGGCCGTGAAACCGAAGAAACCTATGCCGTCCTCATGGAAACGATTCATTATGACGATTTTGTTCCTTGGTTTGGCCGTAGGCCTTACCGCCTGCGGATCGGATGAACCGATACAAGCCGGGGTGTCCGGGAAATTAAAAATAACGGCGACGATCGGCATGATTGCGGATATCGCGCGCGAGGTCGGCGGAGATCACGTGGAAGTGACGGGGCTGATGAAAGCAGGGGTCGACCCCCATCTGTATAAGGCCTCGCAGGGGGATGTCAAGAAGCTGGAGCAGGCGGATCTTATTCTGTATAACGGGCTGCACCTGGAAGGGAAGATGGTCGAGATCTTCGAGAACATGCAGAAAACGAAGCCTACGGTGGCGGTCTCGAAGAACATTCCGGAATCGAAGCTGCGCAGCATGGATGACGGCACGGCCTCGCATGACCCGCATATCTGGTTCGATGTCAAGCATTGGATGACGGCGACGGAGACCGTCAGGGACGAACTCGTCAAGCTGGACGCCGCGCATGCGGAGGACTACAAGAAGAGTGCGGAAACGTATCTTGGCAAGCTGAAGGAGCTCGATGCCTACGCCAAGGAGCAGATCGCTTCGATTCCCGAGGGGCAGCGGGTTCTGGTGACGGCGCACGATGCCTTCGGATATTTCGGGGATGCCTACGGCATCAAGGTCATGGGCCTGCAGGGCATATCGACCGCATCGGAGCCGGGCTCCAAGGACGTCATCGATCTGAGGGACTATCTTGTGAAGAACAAGATCAAAGCGGTATTCGTCGAATCCAGCGTGCCCAAGAAATCCATCGAGGCGATGATTGAAGGGGCCAAGAAGCAGGGACATGACATTGTGATCGGCGGAGAGCTGTTCTCCGACGCAATGGGCGAAGAAGGAACGGCTGAGGGTACGTACTTAGGCATGGTGCGGCATAATGTCGACACGATCGTCAAAGCTTTGAAGTAA